The nucleotide sequence gggagagagagagagagagaggacaagAGAGAAGAGGACATGAAAGCCGGTTAAAGACGGCAAAACAAACATCTTCTTCCTCGCCGGCTACCCTCTGCTTAATTCCACAGACACACGCTTTCTTCTTCCCAACCCATTCTTTAATCTCCAGCTCCCTTTTAAAAGCCCTCGCCATTGGAGACCCAGTCATACATTCCATCTTTTTAACTTATTCCCTCCATCCCCTCCCCTCCACACACAGCTAGCAGCTAGCTAGCTACCAATTCCCTCTCCCACAACTCGATCGCCCTCCCAAAAGCCTGCTTCCATGACGAAGTTATCACAGCAAAACATGAAGAAAAATCTCAAGAACCCTACTAACAGCTCCGCTTCGGCGACGTCGACGAAGCCCAAGAGGACTAGGAAGACTGTCCCCAGAGATTCGCCTCCTCAGCGTAGCTCCATTTACAGAGGTGTTACCAGGTTGAATTTGCTTGACTCTTTGGATCCGATTTAGCTTAGGTCTCGTTGATGATGTTGATGATGATATTTTCATTGGTTCTTGTAAAAAAAGAGTTTGACTAGTAATCCATCGAACCGATCCCATAACTTTGTTCTTATTAATGGGTTTTCCATATAATTGATTCAGGCATCGATGGACTGGGAGATATGAAGCTCATTTGTGGGACAAGAACTGCTGGAATGAATCACAGAACAAGAAAGGAAGACAAGGTtcagtttatatttatatatatatatcttcctttatacacacacacacacacacatacatttACATATTAATGTGCATTTacgtgtgcatatatatatataaatacatggtttttgtaatatatatatgttgtgcaATTTTGTTGATTCTTGTCTCCTTGTTGCATGGATGGTGCTGGTTGTCTGGTTTTGGTGGAAACTCTAATCAAATGCAGTCTATCTCGGTATGTTCTTATCAACAATCTCTTTGTACAGTTCTTGATTATCTTTTCCTTTCAACTTCTTATGATGATTTTCccggaaaattaattatatcgTTTGCTTATTCGGTTTTGTTCCTCCATTGCTGCTGGTCTCCTCAACTCAGGTgcctatgatgatgaagaagctGCCGCTCATGCTTACGATTTGGCAGCACTGAAATACTGGGGCCGAGAAACCATTCTAAACTTTCCGGTAACTGACTTCTCACCGGACTCGCAGAGATTCGGTCGTCCTGAATTTTTTTTCCggcaattaataaataaattgtattatgaAACGTTAATAAACGAAATTATGTAATCGTAGTTAACGACGTACGAGAAAGAACTGATAGAAATGGAAGGGACATCCAGAGAAGAATACATTGGATCATTGAGGAggtaattattatttgattaaacttCATTAATTTATCCCAAATTTCCCTTTATCCATGTTATGATTCTTAATAAGTTACTGTGAGTAATTAGTCACTtacttaattcctcaaataatGGCTATGAGTTatcattaatattttgaattatattaaaCTTTGTTACTGATCCCGCAGGAAGAGCAGTGGCTTCTCTAGAGGAGTGTCAAAGTATAGGGGAGTTGCAAGGTAGTATATATGTCTCacattatagtttttttttttttttttaatttattatttcatctttatgttatatataatatatagtagtaATAAAATGATGTGACAGGCATCACCATAATGGAAGATGGGAAGCTAGGATTGGCAGAGTTTTTGGCAACAAATACCTTTATCTTGGAACATAtggtaatttatttattttttatgagacTTATGGTCCAATTGGTGAAATTCTTTtacctttaaatacataataataataataataatcagtAAGTTGGGTTGATCAACCAACCCTGACCATTCCATCATCTTCAAACTCCAATTGTCCTGCAAAAGGTTTCTAACTCTCAACTACTTTACCAGCTGATTGTTAGTCTAATTAgttcttttgaatttaattcatatattccTAAGTTGTCAAATATATCTGCAGCTACCCAAGAAGAAGCAGCAATTGCATATGATATGGCAGCTATCGAGTACAGAGGAGTCAATGCCGTTACCAACTTTAACCTTAGTCGTTACATAAAATGGTTAAAACCCAACAGCAATAATAATACTAACAATTCAAACCCCAATGTCGAACCAAACTTCATTACACCAACCAACCCTAACCACGAGCTCGGATTAAGCCTCGACCGCTACAATCAAGAGCCCTTCTCGATCGTTAACGAAGTCGGTCCAGGTCCAACCCCGCCCCGGCCGACCACTGCCACAACAGCCCTTGGGCTTCTGCTCCAGTCATCGAAATTTAAGGAAATGATGGAGATGACCTCGACAATAACCGAGTGCCCGGCTGACCCTCAGGAGTCTTTTTCGCCACACTGCAGCTTCCCGAATGACATCCAAACGCACTTTGAGGCTCAAGACTTTGGGCTGTATGGTGAAGGAGACGATGCTATATTTGGAGAGCTCAACTCATTCATGTTTGATGGTTAGGGAAGGCAGCTAatgaggaaggaagaagaattcTTTGTGAGTAGGAAGAAGGAATAATGAGGTCAtaggaaaatataaaaaaattctttattctCTTCTGCCCAGATGGAAAATAATCTGAGAGAGGGTGACATTTGTTTATTAATGTATCTTCTTAATTgaccaattaaaaaaaaaaaagaaaaaaaccaaaatcCTCTGTCTGGTCTTTGTAgtctgaaattttatttatttttgtaaatttatttaaaattaatcagagttatttctttctttcaattgaatgacaaaaattttgtaaagttgCACTTCAAACCTCTAATTTATTCGTTTGGGAGAgctttgcatatatatatatatatatatataggtgtatgcGTTACAGGCACTTgaggaattttgaaatttggtaGAATCAATTTATCAGAGATTTCAAAGAATCCTAGAAGAAAAGGACTTGGAGT is from Diospyros lotus cultivar Yz01 chromosome 2, ASM1463336v1, whole genome shotgun sequence and encodes:
- the LOC127795313 gene encoding AP2-like ethylene-responsive transcription factor At1g16060 encodes the protein MTKLSQQNMKKNLKNPTNSSASATSTKPKRTRKTVPRDSPPQRSSIYRGVTRHRWTGRYEAHLWDKNCWNESQNKKGRQVYLGAYDDEEAAAHAYDLAALKYWGRETILNFPLTTYEKELIEMEGTSREEYIGSLRRKSSGFSRGVSKYRGVARHHHNGRWEARIGRVFGNKYLYLGTYATQEEAAIAYDMAAIEYRGVNAVTNFNLSRYIKWLKPNSNNNTNNSNPNVEPNFITPTNPNHELGLSLDRYNQEPFSIVNEVGPGPTPPRPTTATTALGLLLQSSKFKEMMEMTSTITECPADPQESFSPHCSFPNDIQTHFEAQDFGLYGEGDDAIFGELNSFMFDG